In the genome of Conger conger chromosome 8, fConCon1.1, whole genome shotgun sequence, one region contains:
- the LOC133134492 gene encoding cadherin-related family member 5-like — protein sequence MITHHTVKANLCLGGQNIFATVRENSPTGEFIANLTIIGDPAANSLNLHLTGENADWFFLEGKTIRLNSSFSRALDREVQGSILMAALTCYEDNTIQSEYRIMVEILNENDNRPAFLEHTIQPFHISELTEINTVAFTVQASDEDEDIIMYILDQNWPDSRYFRIDLPNSGKVILDKPLDYEIKTQLRFVIYAVEMNTKEKNSATATITVYVLDGDDQYPHFLPCTPLSKDETHPICINPIYIVNITEKDQARVLYFSPGPIYAEDGDRGLRTPLLYRILSGADKGRFRINNETGEVVLTRPVENRLLTPTHRLRIMAFQIDDPKKYTVGTALVRVLAENRFPPQFNQTTYKGFVTENSGPAVLVSSYEKIALVVQATDLDFRDGVNPHLQYSLWPKTKNSRLYRITQEGLLIARTNQLRSFEKNFMEVLATDPESGEVVKATIDIEVLQKGQGNPQIRADHGSQGHFGQQWRPGRMNVGMAWGVAVTVLLLLGAAFVLFLQLVRRRRQQQDLADRGSVALGKHPNVVNHGRAEIYRNEAFDNGSTSSHGQGKHGMYTKKTEMAAVRPFSWDRDGSSFLTNAPPVFVVPMPPPGSASSSILSNGKTSDRSAVKSVSFKEEGIVKDQERCGEGQPSSGGVEMHTLLHPDCITSWLAATTASVPAEPGQMGERHEEDRPDEAKPHGHNTVPESSEEQEHSMCSDDDDDDDYDDDNNEEIYISVEEAPGDDNEGQHSTGPSYNKDMKEPGENGGQDQTDSPPSQGTTFEMASQ from the exons atgatCACTCACCACACTGTCAAAG CAAACCTATGCCTTGGGGGCCAGAACATCTTTGCCACAGTCAGAGAAAACAGCCCCACTGGAGAGTTCATTGCAAATCTCACCATCATTGGAGACCCTGCAGCCAATAGCCTCAACTTGCACCTCACTGGAGAAAATGCTGATTGGTTCTTTCTAGAGGGCAAAACCATCAGGCTCAACTCATCCTTCTCAAGGGCCCTGGATCGAGAG GTCCAGGGATCAATTCTAATGGCAGCTTTGACATGCTATGAAGATAATacaatacag aGTGAATATAGGATAATGGTTGAGATTCTTAATGAAAATGACAACAGACCAGCATTTCTAGAACATACCATTCAACCATTCCATATAAGTGAG CTGACTGAGATAAACACTGTGGCGTTCACTGTCCAGGCCAGCGACGAGGATGAAGATATCATTATGTACATTCTTGACCAAAATTGG CCTGACTCCAGGTACTTCAGGATAGACCTGCCCAACAGTGGCaaagtcattctggataaacCGCTGGACTATGAGATCAAAACACAACTGCGGTTTGTGATTTATGCAGTG GAAATGAACACCAAGGAGAAGAACAGTGCCACAGCCACCATCACGGTCTACGTGCTGGATGGAGATGACCAGTACCCCCATTTTCTGCCTTGTACCCCTCTCTCTAAGGACGAGACACACCCCATCTGCATTAACCCGATCTACATTGTCAACATTACAGAGAAGGATCAGGCAAGA GTCTTATATTTCTCGCCTGGCCCAATATATGCTGAGGATGGAGACAGGGGCCTGAGAACACCATTGCTCTACAGAATTCTGTCAG GTGCTGACAAAGGAAGGTTCCGCATTAATAATGAGACAGGAGAGGTGGTACTGACGAGGCCAGTGGAGAACAGACTGCTGACCCCTACTCACAGACTAAGGATcatg GCTTTCCAAATAGATGACCCAAAAAAGTACACGGTGGGAACAGCCCTGGTCCGCGTTCTAGCTGAGAATCGCTTCCCCCCTCAGTTCAACCAAACAACCTACAAGGGCTTCGTCACAGAGAACAGTGGCCCCGCTGTGCTGGTCAGCAGCTACGAGAAGATTGCACTTGTGGTCCAGGCCACCGACCTGGATTTCAGAGAT GGGGTCAACCCTCACCTCCAGTATTCTCTATGGCCAAAGACTAAGAACTCCAGGCTATACCGTATCACACAGGAAGGACTTCTGATTGCCAGGACCAATCAGCTTAGATCATTTGAGAAGAATTTCATGGAG GTGCTTGCTACAGATCCAGAGTCAGGAGAGGTGGTCAAAGCCACCATTGACATTGAAGTTCTCCAGAAAGGACAAGGTAACCCTCAGATCAGAGCTGACCATG GATCCCAGGGCCATTTTGGGCAGCAGTGGAGGCCTGGCAGGATGAACGTGGGCATGGCGTGGGGTGTTGCTGTCACGGTGCTGCTGTTGCTGGGGGCTGCTTTTGTCCTGTTCCTGCAGCTGGTCAGGAGGCGGAGGCAGCAGCAGGATCTCGCAGACCGAGGGTCAGTGGCACTGGGGAAACACCCTAATGTG GTGAACCATGGAAGAGCAGAAATCTATCGCAATGAAGCATTTGATAACGGCAGCACAAGCTCACATGGGCAGGGCAAGCATGGGATGTATACAAAAAAGACGGAAATGGCGGCAGTGAGGCCATTCAGCTGGGACCGTGATGGCTCATCGTTCCTGACCAACGCCCCGCCAGTGTTCGTGGTCCCCATGCCTCCTCCAGGAAGCGCCTCGTCCTCCATCTTGTCCAACGGGAAAACATCGGACAGGTCTGCTGTAAAATCGGTGTCATTTAAGGAAGAAGGCATTGTGAAAGACCAAGAGCGGTGTGGTGAGGGCCAGCCAAGCTCCGGGGGGGTAGAAATGCACACCCTCCTCCATCCAGACTGCATAACCTCCTGGCTGGCGGCCACGACTGCCTCTGTACCAGCTGAACCAGGTCAAATGGGTGAAAGACACGAAGAGGACAGACCAGATGAAGCAAAGCCACACGGTCATAATACAGTCCCAGAAAGCTCTGAAGAGCAGGAACACAGCATGtgtagtgatgatgatgatgatgatgattatgatgatgacaaTAATGAGGAGATCTACATCTCAGTGGAAGAGGCCCCAGGTGACGACAATGAAGGACAGCATTCTACTGGGCCCAGTTACAACAAGGACATGAAGGAACCAGGTGAAAATGGTGGTCAGGATCAGACTGATTCTCCTCCAAGCCAAGGGACAACTTTTGAAATGGCAAGCCAATGA